TCTACAAGATAATTAATCGTAATCTCTTCACCGGCAGAAGCGGGTTTTCTGCCGAGGAATTTATCGGAAGAGATCTCTTCAACATGCTTGACGAACACTTCTTCATTCACAACCGGAACTTCATTTGATTTATCCGAGCATCCGGCAATGAATAATGCTATAATTCCAAAAACCGAAACGAATAATCCGCGCTTCATATAAATTCCTATTCTGTTTTTATAAATATGATTGGTAATTATTTATTCAGAATTCTATTTTTAGTTCACTTAATTAAAGAAATTACGTGTCCAATTTCATAAAAGTAGAATTGAGAGTAAAATGAAAAAGATATTTTTATTTATGATCATTCCGGCTTTTCTGTTTGCGCAATTCGGTTCGCAGGATTCCGGAGGAAAACTTCTCCCCGGCCAGGCCTGCTATGACGTAAAGCATTATGATATTAATCTTACGATCGATCCTTCAGAAAAAGCTATAGGGGGGAGTGTTATATTAACCGCTGCCGCAGTTACAGATTTCAGAGAGATGATTATTGATCTCGACACTACATTTACAATTAGTGATATCGAACTTCTGAACCTCCCTACAAATTCATTATCATATATTTATTCTCCCGGGAAAATTCTTGTAACATTCAATAAGGAGGTTAAAGCCGGAAGCAGTTTTGCACTGGCAATAACATACAGCGGTTCGCCGCGTATCGCAAAGAATCCGCCGTGGGACGACGGATTTCTCTGGCGTAAAACGAAGGATAATACAGATTGGATTACACTCACATGCCAGGGGGGCGGCGCGGATATCTGGATTCCATGCAAGGATCATCCGGGCGACGAGCCCGATTCCGTTTCTCTCCGGTTCACTTACCCGGATAATCTTGAATGCATTGCGAGCGGAAGATTTATATCATTAACCGATAATAAGAACGGAACAAAGACTTCCAGATGGTTTGTCTCCAATCCTATCAATAATTATAATATCATGTTTTACCTTGGTCCGTATAAACCGATTGAATACGACTATACAAGTATTGCCGGCGGAAAAATCCCTTTTACAGTCTGGGTCCTGCCGGAGAATTATGAGAAAGCCAAAGCACATTCGGTCCAATTCCTGCAGCACATGAAAGTAAATGAGGAGTTGTGCGGACCGTATCCGTTCCGGGCTGATAAATATGCCGTTGTAGAAACTCCGCACTTAGGTATGGAACATCAGACCGCTATAGCTTACGGATTCGGATGGAAAGACGATCCGAGCTTTCCGATCGACTGGCTTCACCACCACGAATTTTCGCACGAATGGTTCGGTAATCTTGTGACAGTGAAGGACTGGAGCGATTTCTGGATTCACGAAGGAATTGGACTTTACTTACAACCGCTTTATCTCGAAAAAGTTTATGGCAAAAAAGAATATATCGAATATTTAAGAAAGTATAAGAGAATTGCAAATAAAAAACCGGTGGCTCCTAGAGCTGAACTTACAAGCGGCGAAGCTTATACCGGTGATATTTATAATAAAGGGGCATGGATTGTTCATACACTCCGTTACTATGTCGGCGATGATGCATTTTTCAAAATCCTTAGAAGA
This Melioribacteraceae bacterium DNA region includes the following protein-coding sequences:
- a CDS encoding M1 family metallopeptidase, producing the protein MKKIFLFMIIPAFLFAQFGSQDSGGKLLPGQACYDVKHYDINLTIDPSEKAIGGSVILTAAAVTDFREMIIDLDTTFTISDIELLNLPTNSLSYIYSPGKILVTFNKEVKAGSSFALAITYSGSPRIAKNPPWDDGFLWRKTKDNTDWITLTCQGGGADIWIPCKDHPGDEPDSVSLRFTYPDNLECIASGRFISLTDNKNGTKTSRWFVSNPINNYNIMFYLGPYKPIEYDYTSIAGGKIPFTVWVLPENYEKAKAHSVQFLQHMKVNEELCGPYPFRADKYAVVETPHLGMEHQTAIAYGFGWKDDPSFPIDWLHHHEFSHEWFGNLVTVKDWSDFWIHEGIGLYLQPLYLEKVYGKKEYIEYLRKYKRIANKKPVAPRAELTSGEAYTGDIYNKGAWIVHTLRYYVGDDAFFKILRRWAYPTEEMERITDGRQCRNADTDEMMSIAEKYSGKKLDWFFEVYLRNAPIPKLHYSIEEGRLVLRWETVNNLPFELPVEVKSGDKISRVEMKNGKGEITLTNRNDFVIDPDEWILMDLVTK